One genomic window of Cloacibacillus sp. includes the following:
- the cbiE gene encoding precorrin-6y C5,15-methyltransferase (decarboxylating) subunit CbiE, with protein MSEMNKLFVCGAGTGDPAQVTPEVSAAIEGARAVACAPRHLHLVRGHANIIEMTDFKECFAKLRKELALGDAAVVVSGDTGLYSLLPLIQKNFPGHEIAALPGISSLQALCARACETWQDAVILSGHGRHIEAERILAAVEHNRSVVFFCDASHDPAWLCRLLSEGGFSDAEVFVGERLGAEEEVFSRGCASFLAECLFDPLSIVLVINEDFTKKAPPLPHDEDFIRGAAPMTREEVRAVIIEKMRLSPESVVWDIGAGTGSVSIAAAQLCRKVCAVEANSEAAELIRQNAQKFRLHNVTVTESTALAALSSLPRPDVVFIGGSGSELAAILEQIAALGGGIRVVVSAVALKTVAACTELLSASAFENFDGAQVAVSRIKTVGNTKIWSAQNPVVIFTAETAAEGGN; from the coding sequence ATGAGTGAGATGAACAAATTGTTCGTATGCGGAGCGGGCACTGGCGACCCGGCGCAGGTGACGCCGGAGGTGAGCGCGGCGATAGAGGGCGCGCGCGCCGTCGCCTGCGCGCCGCGCCATCTGCATCTTGTGCGGGGACACGCAAATATAATAGAAATGACCGATTTCAAAGAATGTTTCGCAAAGCTCCGCAAGGAGCTTGCGCTGGGCGACGCGGCCGTCGTCGTCTCCGGAGACACTGGGCTTTACAGCCTGCTGCCGCTGATACAGAAAAATTTCCCCGGCCACGAGATAGCAGCGCTGCCCGGCATCAGCTCTTTGCAGGCGCTCTGCGCGAGGGCCTGTGAAACGTGGCAGGACGCAGTCATTCTCTCCGGCCACGGGCGGCATATAGAGGCGGAGCGCATACTAGCGGCCGTGGAGCACAACCGTTCCGTCGTCTTCTTCTGCGACGCGTCGCACGACCCGGCGTGGCTCTGCCGGCTTCTTTCGGAGGGCGGCTTCTCCGACGCCGAGGTGTTCGTCGGAGAACGGCTTGGCGCGGAGGAAGAGGTTTTCAGCCGGGGCTGCGCGTCGTTCCTTGCGGAATGCCTCTTTGATCCGCTTTCCATCGTGCTCGTCATAAACGAGGACTTCACAAAAAAAGCACCGCCTCTGCCGCACGACGAAGATTTCATACGAGGCGCGGCGCCAATGACGCGGGAAGAGGTGCGCGCGGTAATAATCGAAAAGATGCGCCTTTCGCCTGAAAGCGTCGTCTGGGACATAGGCGCGGGCACAGGCTCCGTCTCAATAGCGGCGGCGCAGCTCTGCCGCAAAGTCTGCGCCGTGGAGGCAAACTCCGAGGCGGCGGAGCTTATCCGGCAGAACGCACAAAAGTTCCGCCTGCACAACGTGACCGTAACAGAAAGCACGGCGCTTGCCGCGCTTTCGTCGCTGCCGCGCCCCGACGTCGTCTTTATCGGCGGCAGCGGAAGCGAGCTTGCCGCGATACTTGAACAGATAGCGGCGCTTGGCGGCGGCATACGCGTCGTAGTCTCCGCCGTCGCGCTCAAGACCGTAGCCGCCTGCACGGAGCTGCTTTCGGCCTCCGCCTTTGAAAATTTTGACGGCGCGCAGGTCGCGGTCAGCAGAATCAAGACCGTTGGAAATACAAAAATATGGTCGGCGCAAA